The stretch of DNA CTTTAGTCTCTTGATTTTCCCCGTCTTCTAAAAAAATAAAAGCATCGGCATTGGGTTGTTTGCGACTTTGCTGACGCAGAAGTTGGACAACCGAAAAGTAGTTATGACTTGTTAGTAAGTTATTGTCAAGTTGATTCATCTTTGCAATCACAATGTAGGCAAAAATTGATTAGTTATTTATAACGGCAGCGTCGCTCAAGCCTACGCACCTATGTGGCTGTCAATTTTTAATTGATGGGTTTCGTTCAGCTATTAGATTGATGAACAGTATTGCTTTGAACTCATATAAACTGTTTGGATTATTCAGCAATTTTACTGTACAGCGTTTTGCCAATTAATGCAAATAATTCTTATTTATCTTTGCAAAGCATGAGCGAAACTCTCGCTTTTTTTTTACAAATTGCAAGATAGTTAACGAGGTGTACAAGCTCTGGCAATCCGCTTTACATAGAATGGCAGCACAAGTTACAGCCCCTCACAAACAATTTGCCAAAGATTGATTGGATAAAACTGAAGCTATGCTCTTATATTTACAATTTCAAGCTTATTATTGCTATTTTTATCTAAAATCACACTTGTTATGATAGAGATGAGAAATCAATTAAAGACTTAAACTTCATCTTGATTTGTTGCAAATAATAAGCATTTAGATTATACAAATAATTAGCGACTTAAAACCTAGTTCATTGAAAAAATAATTTTTTATTGATACGAGGCAACATATAAAGAAACGCTATATATGCTCGTTTCCTGAAATGAGGCAAAAGGCAGCAGAACAAAATTAATTGAGCCAAAAATGATTCAAAACAGTTTTAAAACCTTGGTCTTGATCTTTTCAATCACAATTACTTCCTTTACTTTTTTACTTAAATCTTCACCTACATTAGCTACTCCGATCAACTTAGAATCTTGGCGCATTTCTCAGCCAACTATTTCTTTTAATGACTTATCTAGGGGAAAGTTGTCATTTTACCAAAATTTCACGACTTGACTATTCAAAGACATAATTCTTCTCAAGCATGGACAATGACTAATTCTTTCCGTGCAGCTTATCTTAGTTGGGATCGCAGTCATAATTTAGCTACATCTCAACTAGAAACTGAACGCTATTTTGATTACGGAGAATTTCCCCTCGAACAGTTTTATAACTTAATTCTAGAAACAACTCAGGATTTTCAAATCGAAACCACAGCACAAACCACCACAATTGGCATAGAAGTTAATAAAAATCCTTTTATGATCTCTGGTGATAGAATTGAATCTTCAGCTTTTAAAACCTCTATTCTTCCCAGTCCTTATTTAGCCAGCGATTTTTTCAGTAAAAAAAATTATCTAGGCTTGTTCATTGTCCATGAAATTAATTTTAGCGATCGCTTATCATTTTATGTTGAAGGAACTTTCGATGTCGTAATTAACGATACGAGCGATCTTCCTGAATTACCTTCTGTCGAACCAATTGAAAACAATAATTTTTATCCCGAACTAGGTCTTAGCTATCAACTAACTAAAAATACTCTTCTGTTTACCACTTTGTTTTATGCTAACGAACCAATTGAAGGAATTGATGCTTTCAATAACCCTTTACAGTCTGAAAAATATACGGGAATCGAACTGGGAATTGAAACTGAACTAGCTCAAAACTGGTTGGTAATCTTTTCATTTTATGATGAAACTCAAAATAATATTACGACAATCGATCCAAACCAACCTGATTTCGAGCTACAAATTAACGAGCAAATAAGTCGATATTGGATGGGGGAACTGAGAGGTGAAATTACTCCTGGTTGGTCGGTGTATGGGTTTTATAGTTATACCGACGCCAAAATTACTGAAGATGAAGTAATCACAGTAGGAAATTCGGTTGCAGGGGTAGCAAGTCATAGCAGTGGTTTTTGGACTAGCTATGAAGTTACTCAAGATAGATGGCAGGGTTTGGGTTTTGGTGGTGGAATGACCTGGAATGGCGATCGCTCTGGAGATGCCCAGAATAGTTTTATTTTACCAGGTTATCTCCAAACTGATGCAGTTGTTTTTTACTCTCAAAACAATTTTAAAGCTGCAATCAGCATCCAGAATCTTTTTGATGCAGGGGTAGAGGATGAAGAAATTACACCCCAAACGATTTTTGGTACAGTGCTTTGGGAATTTTAATTATTAGTTGCAATTAATGAGAAAATTTGTAAATAAACTTTTAATAAAAAAATACTAATGGAAATTTTAACTGAAAAAGAATTTGATTTGCAGTGGTTAGAAAGTTTGCAATCGAACCAAGTATTATACAATCTACGAGGATTCGATCAAGTCAAAAACAGCATCAGCAAATGGTCTGAAGATAGCTGCCAT from Stanieria cyanosphaera PCC 7437 encodes:
- a CDS encoding TonB-dependent siderophore receptor: MTIQRHNSSQAWTMTNSFRAAYLSWDRSHNLATSQLETERYFDYGEFPLEQFYNLILETTQDFQIETTAQTTTIGIEVNKNPFMISGDRIESSAFKTSILPSPYLASDFFSKKNYLGLFIVHEINFSDRLSFYVEGTFDVVINDTSDLPELPSVEPIENNNFYPELGLSYQLTKNTLLFTTLFYANEPIEGIDAFNNPLQSEKYTGIELGIETELAQNWLVIFSFYDETQNNITTIDPNQPDFELQINEQISRYWMGELRGEITPGWSVYGFYSYTDAKITEDEVITVGNSVAGVASHSSGFWTSYEVTQDRWQGLGFGGGMTWNGDRSGDAQNSFILPGYLQTDAVVFYSQNNFKAAISIQNLFDAGVEDEEITPQTIFGTVLWEF